From the genome of Geothrix sp. 21YS21S-4, one region includes:
- the rbfA gene encoding 30S ribosome-binding factor RbfA, with protein sequence MQRPERLEDQIHFLMSNLIQRELRDPELGFLTLTAVRLTPDRSIARVYFTVLPANGGDQEVQDALTRKALGRAAGFLRSQLAARLKMRRVPELRFFPDGTLEEGNHLETLLAEIEKERAARPAEPDAEEA encoded by the coding sequence ATGCAACGCCCCGAGCGCCTCGAAGACCAGATCCATTTCCTGATGTCGAACCTCATCCAGCGGGAGCTCCGCGATCCCGAACTCGGGTTCCTCACGCTCACCGCCGTCCGCCTCACCCCCGACCGCAGCATCGCCCGGGTCTACTTCACGGTGCTGCCCGCCAACGGGGGCGACCAGGAGGTGCAGGACGCCCTCACCCGCAAGGCCCTGGGCCGCGCCGCGGGCTTCCTCCGCAGCCAGCTGGCCGCCCGCCTCAAGATGCGCCGCGTCCCCGAACTGCGGTTCTTCCCGGACGGCACCCTGGAAGAGGGCAACCACCTGGAGACGCTCCTCGCGGAAATCGAGAAGGAGCGCGCCGCCCGGCCCGCCGAGCCCGACGCGGAAGAAGCCTGA